Genomic DNA from Oncorhynchus tshawytscha isolate Ot180627B linkage group LG04, Otsh_v2.0, whole genome shotgun sequence:
AGTAAAACAATCTGTGATAACGGCGAGAAGTTGAGTAGGGAAAGCTAATGAATGACCCATGTCAGATAAAGTCTCCAAAGACAACTTCTGGATTAAAGCAGCATGTCAGTGTGCAACACAGATCTGGTCATTTTCATCACATCACAGGCCACTACAGTGCCCTTTCAGACAGGTGAGTTCAATATATACCTGAGCTACTGTATTTACAGGGTTGCACTAACGCCAGCCTCATGAACCATCCCAATCTCACAAGATTACATTCTGTTACGCTATGCGTGTACTCAACTGTATGGCTGGGAGTAGTTAAACTCAAGAGATGAGCTTTACCAGGGTTTAAGTGCTACCTTACAGTAGGATTTTATGAAGTAAGATGCTAGCCCTGGATGGATCTAGGACAAGAAGCAGGGACATAGACGACACAGGTGAGAAACGTGGTGGAGGTTCCAGAACTTTCTCCCTGGTCTCTTGCCCATGAGCACAGACGCCAGTCCAACCCAGGGCAACTCACCTTGATAGCACCTCTCCCCAGGCTCTCCAAGGACTACCTGTCACTGCATTTGGGACATTTCCAAATACATTGACGGATAAAATTAATTGGCTCAGGGGGATACAGAATGACTGTCTGAATCGTCTCACATTATGTCCGGGTGTGAGAGTTTGGGTAGAACCATCTCCAGAGTCTTAGTGAGCCATTGAACCACGCTGCTGCATATAGCCATGCACCTTTATGTGCTGAGCACTCCAACTCAATTGCACTTCTAACGTCTGAGAGGAGGTTGTTACAATAATACAGCAAGGCCACGAAATACATAAACATACAGTAATACAAGACATTCAGAGGGGCAAAGAAAGTACCGTTGAAAGGAGTGCGAACCAAGCTGCTAACTAGTCCCCTCCAAATTCAAAACCCAATGTTTCAGCATTCAGTAGAATAACACAATGATATCATTATAATAACAAGTGATCATAAGAATATGAATAGGAACACTGATAATAATAGTCACAATAGAAGTAGTAATAGTTAAAGTCAGGGTGTGGTCTGGACTATGGGGAGGTTCCAGTATTCCATAAGGGAGTGCTTTCAGGAGTCCCTTAGGCCTTGCTCAGCTGATCCATACAAGTCATGAAGAATGGCACATGGCAGCAGCTCGGCACTTAGCAGCCAGGTTGCACTGTCCCTTTTTTATCGCTTCCTTCTCCAACCAGAGTGTGTAGTTATGTTTCCCCTCTTGTTCGTTTGCCTTGTGTTAATATTAAACATGTGTTTCTTCTTTTAGTGTTTTCATTTCACAGGCATTCTCACATTGCATACTTCTGTGTCCATTCTCTTGCTAGTCTGTTGTACCTGTAAAACAAAATGGAAGGTTTGCGCTATACCTGAAAAACAGAACTAGCACACTTGTATTCTAGACCTTCACCACGGTTGACAAACATTGGTATCAAATGAAGGTCTATTGACCAAAATGTTGGCATTAAAATATACATTTAACTGTTTGAGGAGTAGGCCCTATTCAGGAATACCAGTATGCTGGAGTTTCAAAGCAAAGGAATCAAACACTATGGCACACTCACTTTTCCCTGTCAGCTTTGTACGTGTGTGCAATCTCTGGTACAAGAGGGTCATCTGGGTTCGGATCGCAAAGCAGAGAGCAGATTGACAAGAGAACTACAAAAAAATTGACAAGAAAATCATCAAAATTCAATAACTACATCTGAAACCCCTCACCCTGCAGACCCCCACAACATGtcaataaaatgtttattttaaatattttattatgcAAAAAGGAGGCCAAATGCTTCTGTAACAGCTCTTAACCATGCATTGTCTTTAGGGGAACTAAGAGCCTTTAATACTTCTACACACAGCTTTCATCCATATTGCTATGACAGCTGTTGTGTTGACCACCTCTTCACCGGAGAGACAAAGTGGCACATGATAACGATTTCCCTTCAAGTCTAAGAATAATATATTTACTATTCTGACAACCATttgaagtagaaaataacaatgGATTGCTGAATTTGAACTAATTGTCTTGTACATTAtaccacacacacccatgtacGGTACATTCATGATACACACAACAACTGCTGCTGCCagacttattattattactaaatactgcacaatttaaacactggCCCTCCAAAACCCCCTTCCCAAAACacatataaatattagattataaattgtgccttcctgtactataattatgcaaaaaaaaaatgatattctactgagccatATACTTTATAttcgtattcttatcttttattatttcttattgttgcattgtcgagaaggaacctgcaagtaaacaTTTTGTTGGAtgatgtataccatgtgtatcctttaCATTCGAATAATAAAACTTAAATACCTGGAGAGACATTGACTAGGTCAAACAATTGTTTCTTAAAATGGTAAGCCTTGTAAACAAACCAACTAAATGTGTAAGCCTACAGTTCTAAAATTAGCATGTTAGGAGAGATATGCGGTCTCTGTCCTTAAATCAATGCTAACATTTGAAAAGGTCCTATGcattatatttaaatatattttccctcATCATAATAAGTTATATTGAAGTAATCCCTGGAAATATTTCATTCCAACCTCATGTCAGATCCTATAGACTAGAGCTGGGCGATATTGACAGAAGTCCATGATAAATTGACAGAATTTTCACAATAACGATAAATTGAACAATACGTTTATAGTATACATCGATATCAGTAAAATGTCTGAAATAATTGGTTTGATCGGTATCAATTTTCTATTCATCATCCCAGCTCTACTATAGACAAACATTCATAGGGGCTTACCTTTTGATACAGTGAGTGCAGGCGACCATTGAGATCTCAATATATCCAGACAAATACTTCCATTACTGTTGATATTGGGGTGGTAGATCTTTGTTGTGAACGCAACCTGCAATTGAATTGAAACATTTTATCAACTAGCACATACTGCTAGCACTATGAATTGTTTCCTAATGTAAACTGATCTTATgcgcttttaaaactcacctttggtggtttgaaggggtaatctgtagGGAAGTGTATAGTCAAAAAGAACACCCCTCCCTGATAAGGACTGTCATTCTAAAAGAATAGAAGAAAAACATGTTTAGAAGGAGAAGAATACCTGTAAAAGCTTAATTGTTGCTAAGCTATATGTTAATAAGAGAAAAGGGAAATTAAATCACATACCGGACCCATTATTGTCGCCTGCCAGTGAAACACTAAATACAATTTCAAATGGGTTACAATTAATACAGAACAATGCAATGTCATAGCCTAGCCCATTGCATGGGTCCCACTCAAAAGTTACCTaaatgtgtgtatagtgtaggtgtgcatttcacactactgaATTTCTAACAGGCTGGCACAGACTGTTTTTAAAAACATGACAAATATGTCCTTCATGTGATCAATATATAGGATTTATCCCATAGTTACTTACAATCATCTCCAACTGGTCCCGCTGAGCACTGTGCAGGCGGATCCCTCTGCAAATCTGTCAGTTCCTAAAGAGATGAACAATAATAGATCAATTACATTTTTGAGTCCACTTCTAGCTGATGTGGCAGATAAGGAAAACAATTCTGTCATGGATATACCTGTGTCATATgttacagatatacagtaccagtcaaagtatGGACGCAcatactcattctagggtttagggttgcacattttggggaatattcagaggtggaaactttgtGGGATTTAAAGGGAATACATGGGAATTaacagaaatatatgcaaattaataccatttaaatgtagatattttttgcattggatatatttaccatatcatatggagacaattgcaaatgattaaatccttccaatagaaaaaaaactatttagttatGAATTGGACTTTGAGTTGAGTtgtctcttcacatgggatgatttcactgaacaaaaagggaatattgaatgatccccaatgatccatcgcatctcccaaaaacgttttcaacatacacctgtaaaattatagtctagaaactaaagctttggttgtcttcctctcaggcttccatgtcttctccctggacctcctcaatgtccacctcttgaacatcagactctgaggcctcgtcttcactgtcactttccaaccttgttgaggatggctcagtcaggctcaaaaagcctcaaatttgccaggatggccaccaatttttcaagccttgtattggtcagcctgttgcgtgctttgttGTGCTTTGTtgtgctgtctctgcctggccggttcccctctttccactgggattctctgcctctaaccctattacaggggctgagtcaccggcttactggggctctttcataccgtccctgggaggggtgcgtcacttaagtgggttgagtcactgatgtggtcatcctgtctgggttggcgcccccccttgggttgtgccatggcggagatctttgtgggctatactcagccttgtctcaggatg
This window encodes:
- the ube2d4 gene encoding ubiquitin-conjugating enzyme E2 D4 isoform X2, with translation MALKRIQKELTDLQRDPPAQCSAGPVGDDLFHWQATIMGPNDSPYQGGVFFLTIHFPTDYPFKPPKVAFTTKIYHPNINSNGSICLDILRSQWSPALTVSKVLLSICSLLCDPNPDDPLVPEIAHTYKADREKYNRLAREWTQKYAM
- the ube2d4 gene encoding ubiquitin-conjugating enzyme E2 D4 isoform X3, with amino-acid sequence MINDSPYQGGVFFLTIHFPTDYPFKPPKVAFTTKIYHPNINSNGSICLDILRSQWSPALTVSKVLLSICSLLCDPNPDDPLVPEIAHTYKADREKYNRLAREWTQKYAM
- the ube2d4 gene encoding ubiquitin-conjugating enzyme E2 D4 isoform X1, giving the protein MHFSSRDIPELLSSSSGRREGELTDLQRDPPAQCSAGPVGDDLFHWQATIMGPNDSPYQGGVFFLTIHFPTDYPFKPPKVAFTTKIYHPNINSNGSICLDILRSQWSPALTVSKVLLSICSLLCDPNPDDPLVPEIAHTYKADREKYNRLAREWTQKYAM